The segment ATTATAAATACTGAAGTGGGCAGCCTCTATTTTTGTTACAtttgggcgccccccccccccatatttaatgttgttaccccctgtgccccctccagaaaattctctggaccctgATAATAGTGTAAAAAAACTACAGAAGAGAGTAAACACCACAATATTTCGTACGAGCAGTAAGAGttttgaaacaaacaaaaaataatgtatgTAACAATAAATGCGGGTGTTCTTTCGCTTTTCAACTGAAGAACAGGTAAAGTCCTTGGACACCGTGTGTAAAACAACTGTTTTATTTTCTCCGCACAGACATTACACCAGGTAATGGTAAACTTGTCATGAAACTCACAGCGCTACcgtggtgtgttttttttagaaagaaaTGTCACATACTTACGTAAGTCTACCTAACAAACAGTGAGAATTGTAAATGTGTTTATTTGACTGCAATAAAGTTATAAAATTTAAATACGTTTCAGTGTTTATGTGTTTCGGATTCGCAAAAGTTTGGGGTTATAtatatgacgatgataaagaataaagataatgatagtaataattattatcatcataacgatggtaatcataacaataataataatcataataattatagtaatactgatagtgatggtagcaataatgataaagataacagtaataatgataacaataatagtaacagtaatcacaatgataagaacaataataacaatgataatgataataatgataaaagtcataataacaatgatgataatcacaataatggcaatgataatgatagtgactactattatcattgttattattaacattttttttgttgtcattgccataactattattattgtcttcattatcattattattgctgttataataataatcactattgtgTTGTCGaagaagataatgacagtaatgatattgataataagaaatattgattgatgttattattatcaagagtatcatattcattattgttattattattaccgtaatattgtttttttatcaacctcatcattgttattataatatttactgttattatcatgattgatgtACCAGTTATCCGTTTAAAATGCTCTTTTCTAGTCAACCTTTACTAAAACCACGCATAATATGGAGACCAGCCTTCCAGAGGTCAGTTTAGGTCAAACCCATACAACCATAATCTGTTATCATTAGTCGcccttattattactacaacaacagctaccactgctgctgctgttactactactactgctgctgctgctaccgcTCCTACTActgtgaataacaataataatagtaatgataatattaacaacaatatcaataataatatttattattatatccttaacattgatcttaataataatgataatagaaatgatgactgtaataatgatatgattatcattactactattgtcgctgatattagtattaatatcaagcTCCTTTCCACCGAGTTCTGACTCTTATCAATTACTGCCATTTTCGccatctactcttctctctcgccttccttatAATCTGTCAATATAGAGAAATCGCAAGCTGCGTCTTTATTCACGTTGACACAAGAACCACCAGGCATCAAGTAAAaatagatttatttttgtttgatgtttgataaaaaaaaaacaagtttaaTCGTGTTTGGGCCGTTTGTGTATTCAGTGAATCCGCATTCTAATCCAAGGAAAACGCGCTATTCCACACGTACTCGTATATAAcgatattatcatatacatatctttaaagTTTATACAAGTACATTGTTTTCGTGTTGTCGATATCAAGATGTCAATGTAAGATAACCTTTAATCTAAGAGAAAAGAATATGATGGCCAGTTTACGGAGGGACAGGAGCGGGTGCGGGATAGACAGGCATCCACGAACGTAAACATTGCTTACGCAACACACTGACGTCAAGGTGATCAAAAGTTTTGCATACATACACCAAAATATTCCTACAATAATTTTAAACGTAACACGAGGAGAAAGACGACCTATGGAAAGAGTCCAGGGGATGTAGACAATAAAAGTCTAAAactctataaaagaagaaagaaaggaagagagaagacaccgAGGTAAGAATTTATGGAAAGGTAACTTACGAAACCTCTTTTCGTAGTCTAGTGTGCAACGACGCAGCAAGAAGCTGAAgtctggacgaggaggaggaatgttgataataacaagaagacttgatgaggaagagagagaagaataagaagacctTAGATAATCATTACCTTGTTCTTGAGTGCATTCACATGCTGGAAGCAAAATAACACCGAGCCTAGATACACAGGTTCTCCCAATTGCAAGCTGTCTTTGTACAGGTAAAGTGATCTTTTATCTTCTCAGttctttatacttacatatataagataatatGCAGCAAaaaatatgttgttgttttggttagtTATCAGGATTTTCACCGTAACAATGGGATAGGTTTGGATGCAAGTACCTTGAGTAATTGTCCTTAATAAAAATGCCATAGGTAAGATGCCTCTGTGCCTTGCATTCTAGCAATTGCCAACAAACATTTGCCACCATTGTTCAGCACAGACTAGGTCCATGTTTCTTAAAAAATTGTGGAAAAGTTTTAAATCTTTGTCTTACTTTTGTCTATAGTGGAGGCTTCAGTTCCTTTCCTAGAGCTCAAAGGGTGGAGGCAGCAGTGTCACTGGAATTAGCCACACGGGTATCAATTCATGGAGTGATTGTGACCTTGTCTCTACTTTGTAGAATTTATTAATTTTGAATAATTCTCCCTGTGTGCTGTGCTTTAATGCATGTTACATAATTATACTTTATTAGTAAGCAAGGAATATCTgataatatacttataaatattcatacttttGCAGTTCACAGAAGAAAATCATAACATGTATTAAGATATACAACATGGCCTAGTAGTTATACAATGCATAGCATCATTTGAAAGCAAAATTACCATTGTCACCTTGGTTGTAAGCAAGTAGAAATAGCAACTGTATAGTGAAGATAAGAAGTAGGATCTAAATTGATATAGAccacagagagatggagaaagcaaaaaaaagtatgaaagtcAAGGATATGATATATTACTTTGTTGAAAAGGTTAGACCCCAGAAAGTTATGTCATCCATAcatgagaggaaagaaaacagacaaaccaaaaagaaaagaaagaaaaaaaggaaggaaagaaggaaataatcaTTCAAAGTAAACATAAAGAATAAGGAATCATATGTCCCTGGaggagtgataaaaaaaatggattacaGATATTTCCTGATAGGTTAAAACTGCCCTTATGGCCTTGCTGAATTCCTCATGCTCATTCTCTATGGTCAGAGTGGTATTTTCTCTCGTTATGCACTTCTTTCTCCAATCCAAAATCTTAAATCTTGGTATATAAGCCACATTCCTAATTTaatgtaaaaagaaaggaaaaatagatagttTCCTTAATTTTAGGAAAAGTAAAATTAAAATATTTGTAATTTTTAGTGCTTATAATATAGCATGACAGTCAGTATACATATTGATTTTGTTACACTTTTTGTTGTTACGTACTAGATTGACTGAATTTCAATATGTACTTGTAGGTATAAACAATATCTCATTTTGAATATagactgttttttctctctttttcagatTTGACTTCAGAAAAGATTACTGAGTTTGGCTGCAATATATTGAAATGAATAATTCATTGGTTATAAGAAAGCAGTACAGAAGGATATTTTTGGAAGTGACAAGACTGTGCTCGCAATATGCCTTTGTTCCGAAACACCACCCATGTGAAAATTGGGCTGTGGATCAAATGCAAGAGTTTGTTGACAATCACAGAAAGATATTTGTACTAACAGGAGCAGGTATATCAACAGAGAGTGGTATTCCAGATTACCGCTCAGAAGGTGTTGGTCTTTATGCTACAAGTAATAAACGTCCAGTGCAGTTTAAGGTGAGGAAAAGGTGCATGAGGTGGGATGTATTACATTTGTGTATAAGATGAAAACattgattatttttcatttgacACGTGATTCTTTTCTCTATTGAGACAGTGAGGTCTTTGAATTTGAAATATGTGTATAGATTGGTTTatgatattttgttgttattataagtaaAGTAACAACTGTTTCTTTCACAGACATTCATGGATTCAGCAAAAGCTAGACAAAGCTACTGGGCAAGAAATTACATAGGTTGGCCGAGGTTCTCCACTTTCCAGCCTAATATTACTCATCTGACACTTGCtgaatgggagaaaaaagggaaaattcagTGTGTTGTGACCCAGAATGTTGATCGCTTGCACCACAAAGCTGGGAGTACAAAAGTTCATGAATTACATGGTAAGACAGTAAATCGTTCAAAAGATAATACTAAAGTTATATTTGATTCTGTTAGTTTTAAGAATGACCACAGTCTTATACTGTTTGCATCAGTTTAAGTAAAGTGACTAACCTCTCggctctctctatcactccaGGGACAGCTTTTAATGTTATATGTATGTCTTGCTCAAAGATGGTGGACCGACACAGCTTCCAAAGCAGGCTACGGATCTTAAACCCCCACATGTCCTCCCACTCATCTGAAATACGGCCAGATGGTGATGTAGAGCTTACAGAGGTAtgctcttttatttcattattattatgaacagttTTTATGAGCCATGAGTGTTGGATAATTAATCTCTTTTCATAGGTGATTCTAGTATATGTTTTTCCAAGATTTCAGTATATAAAGTAGTTGGTGATGAGATTAGATTTTGCATGTTGAAAATGACATCAGCATTTGATATGTACTGATGTTTACTTTTGGATTAAAAAGctaaaataattataagataGCATTGTAAGAAGAAGGATGTAAGCTTGTGTGAATTATACATGCAGTGATATACATAGATAAGGAGACAAGAAAGTGGCACCTATGCATTATTTTCTACATCATGATAGAGTACctatgcatttgtgtttgtttcaATATTTAATGAAAGTTATACAAATGATACAAATGAGAAGGTAGTGATGataagcaaatatatgtataacaattgTTTTCTGTTCAAGGAGGAAGTTAACCAGTTTCAAGTACCACCATGCAAACACTGTGGCGGCATCATGAAGCCATATATTGTCTTTTTTGGAGATAATGTTCCCAAGGATCGTGTTGAGAGAGTGAAGCAAGAACTCAGTGAAAGTGATGGCCTGCTAGTGTTGGGCTCCTCCTTATTTGTTTACTCAGGGTATAGGTAAGACTTCAGCTTATTGAGACTGTAAATTCAGTCTATGCTAAGTATATAGCAGATTTCAGTTTTATTGGTACTTTTGGTAGTTATAAATTTGACTGAAAACAATAGTCTGAGCTATTAAAgataagtttttctttttcttttcttttttgagcatCAGATTGAGATTACATCATGAGCTGTGTACTACATTTAGCATGCAAAAAATCATTATAAGAAAGGGCAGCCAAATTGAAATAAGTTTTCTTTTTTACAGGTTTATTCTACAGGCTGTAGATATGGGGATACCACTTTGTGCAGTAAATATTGGTACTACCCGAGCTGACAAGCACTTAGATTTCAGAATAAGTGCGCGTTGTGGAGAGGTGCTTCCACAGATTGTTGTTTAGCAACAAGTATTTTAGACATTGTCAGTTTTAattaatatattgttatatgtttTAATCTTTTGGAATTTAGTTGTTTATTAAATGAAGAAAGGttatgaatgtttattttttattggtgtaTCAAAACAATGATTGAATATTTTTTGAAAGACTTTTGTAAATATTGTCATATGTACAAACTTCAAAGTAAAGAAAATTATTGTTATGAGAGAAATtgaatttctgtctatctgtttatctctctatca is part of the Penaeus vannamei isolate JL-2024 chromosome 19, ASM4276789v1, whole genome shotgun sequence genome and harbors:
- the Sirt4 gene encoding NAD-dependent protein deacylase Sirt4, producing MNNSLVIRKQYRRIFLEVTRLCSQYAFVPKHHPCENWAVDQMQEFVDNHRKIFVLTGAGISTESGIPDYRSEGVGLYATSNKRPVQFKTFMDSAKARQSYWARNYIGWPRFSTFQPNITHLTLAEWEKKGKIQCVVTQNVDRLHHKAGSTKVHELHGTAFNVICMSCSKMVDRHSFQSRLRILNPHMSSHSSEIRPDGDVELTEEEVNQFQVPPCKHCGGIMKPYIVFFGDNVPKDRVERVKQELSESDGLLVLGSSLFVYSGYRFILQAVDMGIPLCAVNIGTTRADKHLDFRISARCGEVLPQIVV